In Hyalangium minutum, a single window of DNA contains:
- a CDS encoding anti-sigma factor family protein: MSGIQRRLRDVEPQLNHREAKALFFALADEELPEPQATAVRSHLDGCDECRAGWVRYEKTVQRVRTVEREKAPPVMTSMVLNRVKRERRFGLRKLHLAHNYHRVPVEVLIPLLLAAAVAAFLMLSAS; encoded by the coding sequence ATGAGTGGGATTCAGCGGAGACTGAGGGACGTGGAACCGCAACTGAACCACCGGGAAGCGAAGGCGCTGTTCTTCGCGCTGGCTGACGAGGAACTGCCGGAGCCGCAGGCGACGGCGGTGCGTTCGCACCTGGACGGCTGCGATGAGTGCCGTGCGGGGTGGGTGCGGTACGAGAAGACGGTCCAGCGGGTTCGCACGGTGGAGCGGGAGAAGGCGCCGCCGGTGATGACGTCGATGGTGCTGAACCGGGTGAAGCGCGAGCGGCGGTTCGGGCTGCGCAAGCTGCACCTGGCGCACAATTACCACCGGGTGCCCGTGGAGGTGCTGATTCCGCTGCTGCTAGCCGCGGCGGTGGCCGCCTTCCTGATGCTGTCCGCTTCGTGA
- a CDS encoding RNA polymerase sigma factor: MSSSEVLGIGQEAGAVDGEGDRLLLARLRRGEPEAFEVLVREHQDRVYDFCVRMLGDREEASDLVQEIFVSIHQNVGKFREDSKLSTWIFRISKNQCINRLKYLKRRGRGRSEEYGEVGEDALMNAMGAPPGPDAALESARERARVQWAISQLEPDARMLVALRDIEGLSYEEIIEITELAEGTVKSRLHRAREKLADLLGRLEE; encoded by the coding sequence GTGTCTTCGAGCGAAGTGCTCGGCATAGGACAGGAGGCTGGGGCGGTGGACGGGGAGGGTGACCGTCTGCTCCTGGCGAGGCTGCGCCGGGGCGAGCCCGAGGCCTTCGAGGTGCTCGTGCGCGAGCACCAGGACCGGGTCTACGACTTCTGCGTCCGGATGCTGGGGGACCGCGAGGAGGCGAGTGATCTCGTCCAGGAGATCTTCGTGAGCATCCACCAGAACGTGGGCAAGTTCCGCGAGGACTCCAAGCTGTCCACGTGGATCTTCCGCATCAGCAAGAACCAGTGCATCAACCGCCTCAAGTACCTGAAGCGCCGAGGCCGGGGCCGCTCCGAGGAGTATGGAGAAGTGGGCGAAGATGCGCTGATGAATGCCATGGGCGCACCGCCAGGGCCTGACGCGGCATTGGAGTCGGCGCGGGAGCGGGCGCGGGTGCAGTGGGCGATCTCGCAGCTGGAGCCGGACGCGCGGATGTTGGTGGCGCTGCGAGATATTGAAGGGCTGAGTTACGAGGAAATTATCGAGATCACGGAGTTGGCGGAGGGGACGGTGAAGAGCAGGTTGCACCGGGCGCGTGAGAAACTGGCGGACCTGCTGGGGCGGCTTGAGGAATGA
- the prfB gene encoding peptide chain release factor 2 (programmed frameshift) — MANDTMEKIGSLRERLLALRGHLDLDRKRSRISLIERDSTQPTFWDDNTKAQSLLKEKSNLEASVGSFDKTLRGLDDAQTLMELAQEAHDEASAQEAESTLPALEAEVAKLELARMLSGENDRSNCFMDINAGAGGTDSMDWAAMLMRMYTRFCEQRGWEVEVNDMVAGEEAGFKNVSLHIKGEYAYGYLKAEIGVHRLVRISPFDANARRQTAFASVDVYPEVDDSIKIDIPEKDYELKFIRGGGAGGQKVNKTSSTAQLRHLPTGILITCQTERSQSANKDMAFKILRARLYEMELKRREAERDAAEAQKKDISFGSQIRSYVLAPYRMVKDLRTGVETGNVDSVLDGSLDDFITAQLLGVKNPNRNAAVD, encoded by the exons ATGGCGAACGACACGATGGAGAAGATCGGCAGCCTTCGGGAGCGCCTGCTCGCGCTCCGGGGGCATCTT GACCTCGACCGCAAGCGGTCCCGCATCTCGCTGATCGAGCGTGACTCCACGCAGCCCACCTTCTGGGACGACAACACCAAGGCCCAGTCGCTGCTGAAGGAGAAGTCCAACCTGGAAGCCAGCGTCGGCTCCTTTGACAAGACGCTCCGGGGCCTGGACGACGCGCAGACGCTGATGGAGCTGGCGCAGGAGGCCCATGACGAGGCCAGCGCCCAAGAGGCGGAGAGCACGCTGCCGGCGCTGGAGGCGGAGGTCGCCAAGCTGGAACTGGCGCGGATGCTGTCGGGTGAGAACGACCGCAGCAACTGCTTCATGGACATCAACGCGGGCGCGGGCGGCACGGACAGCATGGACTGGGCGGCCATGCTGATGCGCATGTACACGCGCTTCTGCGAGCAGCGCGGCTGGGAAGTGGAAGTCAACGACATGGTCGCGGGCGAGGAGGCGGGCTTCAAGAACGTCTCGCTCCACATCAAGGGCGAGTACGCCTACGGCTACCTCAAGGCGGAGATCGGCGTGCACCGGCTGGTGCGCATCAGCCCGTTCGATGCGAACGCGCGGCGGCAGACGGCCTTTGCCTCGGTGGACGTCTACCCAGAGGTGGATGACTCCATCAAGATCGACATCCCGGAGAAGGACTACGAGCTGAAGTTCATCCGGGGCGGCGGCGCGGGCGGCCAGAAGGTGAACAAGACTTCGTCCACGGCGCAGCTGCGGCACCTGCCCACGGGCATCCTGATCACCTGCCAGACGGAGCGCTCGCAGTCGGCCAACAAGGACATGGCGTTCAAGATCCTCCGGGCGCGCCTGTACGAGATGGAGCTGAAGAGGCGCGAGGCCGAGCGCGACGCGGCCGAGGCGCAGAAGAAGGACATCTCCTTCGGCTCGCAGATCCGCAGCTACGTTCTGGCGCCGTACCGCATGGTGAAGGACCTGCGCACGGGCGTGGAGACGGGCAACGTGGACTCGGTGCTGGACGGCAGCCTGGACGACTTCATCACCGCGCAGCTGCTCGGGGTGAAGAACCCCAACCGCAACGCCGCCGTCGACTAA
- a CDS encoding DUF4105 domain-containing protein, whose protein sequence is MPRSAPWIACLLGLLLFAAPALAASPPPWGTGESKGEDLVISLVTFSPGDDVASWWGHGSLVVEDKRLGAARLYNYGMFSFDSTMLGRYAMGRLEFWVAEASVAGTYRAYRAYNRDVRVQELNLTPVQREEIGRLLATNVLPENREYLYHHYNDNCVTRLRDMVDRAIGGQLREADKAPGRMTLREHTRRYTAVSAPMSVLLDFLMNDEIDRPVTRWEEAFLPDELERQVGSLQVTGPDGQKAPLVARSWEFYKSDRKPPPEEPPNYGPWMLLLGLAIGGSAVGLAYWGRRGARLPRVLLGLEQVVLGLVLGLPGTVLMIMWLFTDHTVTYRNENLFLANPLTLLVAPLGLMLTWGSARARSGLRFLWRTLAATGTLGLALKLLPAFNQDNWRLIAFILPISLGFSGAFDLDRLLAQVASGSRKSERQPLSSTLKTP, encoded by the coding sequence ATGCCCCGATCTGCGCCATGGATTGCCTGCCTGCTCGGCCTGCTGCTCTTCGCGGCACCGGCCCTCGCGGCCTCACCGCCTCCCTGGGGGACTGGGGAGAGCAAGGGCGAGGATCTGGTCATCTCGCTGGTGACGTTCAGCCCTGGGGATGACGTGGCCTCGTGGTGGGGGCATGGCTCGCTGGTGGTGGAGGACAAGCGGCTGGGTGCGGCGCGCCTCTACAACTACGGGATGTTCTCCTTCGACTCGACCATGCTCGGCCGCTACGCGATGGGGCGGCTGGAGTTCTGGGTGGCCGAGGCGAGCGTGGCGGGGACCTACCGGGCCTACCGGGCGTACAACCGGGACGTGCGCGTCCAGGAGCTGAACCTGACGCCCGTGCAGCGTGAGGAGATTGGCCGCCTGCTCGCGACGAACGTCCTGCCGGAGAACCGCGAGTATCTCTACCACCACTACAACGACAACTGCGTCACCCGGCTCCGGGACATGGTGGACCGAGCCATTGGTGGACAGCTCCGGGAGGCGGACAAGGCCCCGGGGCGGATGACGCTGCGCGAGCACACGCGGCGCTACACCGCGGTCAGCGCGCCCATGAGCGTGCTTCTCGACTTCCTGATGAACGACGAGATCGACCGGCCCGTCACCCGTTGGGAGGAGGCCTTCCTCCCGGACGAGCTGGAGCGGCAGGTGGGCTCGCTCCAGGTGACGGGGCCAGACGGGCAGAAGGCGCCGCTTGTCGCGCGCAGCTGGGAGTTCTACAAGTCCGACCGGAAGCCGCCTCCCGAGGAGCCGCCGAACTACGGCCCATGGATGCTCCTGCTGGGCCTGGCCATCGGTGGCAGTGCGGTGGGGCTGGCGTACTGGGGACGGCGAGGGGCTCGGCTGCCGCGTGTGCTGCTGGGGCTGGAGCAGGTGGTGCTGGGACTGGTGCTGGGCTTGCCGGGCACCGTGCTGATGATCATGTGGCTCTTCACGGACCACACGGTGACGTACCGCAACGAGAACCTCTTCCTGGCCAACCCGCTCACGCTGCTGGTGGCGCCGCTGGGGCTCATGCTGACGTGGGGCTCGGCGCGGGCGCGCTCGGGGCTGCGCTTCCTGTGGCGGACGCTGGCGGCCACCGGGACGCTCGGGCTGGCACTCAAGCTCCTCCCGGCGTTCAACCAGGATAACTGGCGGCTGATCGCCTTCATCCTGCCCATCTCGCTGGGCTTCTCGGGCGCCTTCGATCTGGACCGGCTGCTGGCGCAGGTGGCCTCAGGAAGCCGCAAGTCCGAGCGTCAGCCCCTCTCTTCCACCCTGAAGACTCCCTAG
- the ybeY gene encoding rRNA maturation RNase YbeY, whose product MRLRKGKLIPREDGKRIEEFIGAATTGNPSVSVARMLAPPGWSEPAQKPEFDEAVLVLRGELTLVIDGKRERIAAGEVGWVPRGRRVTYSNDGQGACDYWSICAPAFRPELAHAETVEETPEANHVTVQVAHAQGEAMEKWLASLGRTYMDRLDLHGCELSLSLVGDRAIRRLNRTWRKKDKATDVLSFPAGDLPKGTPGPRQLGDVVISLDTAKRQAKEYSRTLEQEVSRYLAHGLLHLLGHDHERPQDARKMATLEEKLLGQGGMVADAVRASRARRLV is encoded by the coding sequence GTGAGACTGCGCAAGGGAAAGCTCATCCCCCGCGAGGATGGGAAGCGCATCGAGGAGTTCATTGGCGCGGCGACCACGGGGAATCCCTCCGTGTCCGTGGCGCGGATGCTGGCGCCGCCGGGCTGGTCCGAGCCCGCGCAGAAGCCCGAGTTCGACGAGGCCGTGCTGGTGCTGCGCGGCGAGCTGACGCTGGTCATCGACGGCAAGCGCGAGCGCATCGCCGCGGGAGAGGTGGGCTGGGTGCCCCGGGGCCGGCGCGTCACGTACAGCAACGACGGGCAGGGGGCATGTGACTATTGGTCCATCTGCGCCCCGGCGTTCCGGCCCGAGCTGGCGCACGCAGAGACCGTGGAGGAGACCCCCGAGGCCAACCACGTCACCGTGCAGGTGGCGCACGCCCAGGGCGAGGCGATGGAGAAGTGGCTCGCCTCGCTGGGGCGCACGTACATGGACCGGCTGGACCTGCACGGCTGTGAGCTGTCCCTCTCGCTGGTGGGGGACCGGGCGATCCGCCGGCTCAACCGGACGTGGCGCAAGAAGGACAAGGCCACGGACGTGCTGAGCTTCCCGGCGGGCGATCTGCCCAAGGGCACGCCGGGGCCGCGGCAGCTGGGGGACGTGGTCATCTCCCTGGACACGGCCAAGCGGCAGGCCAAGGAGTACAGCCGGACGCTGGAGCAGGAGGTGTCCCGCTACCTTGCTCACGGCCTGCTGCACCTGCTCGGGCACGACCACGAGCGCCCCCAGGACGCCCGGAAGATGGCGACCCTGGAGGAGAAGCTCCTCGGGCAGGGGGGCATGGTGGCCGACGCGGTGCGGGCCAGCCGGGCCCGGCGGCTTGTCTGA
- a CDS encoding HD family phosphohydrolase, translated as MAETEPSTPRPSPLDALMRRLGVEDKAWGRRLSLAVLLLGVSVAAGFVISPGLYSQQIPALTEASLGKPFRANSPAGFKAGRDYEVTHSAMTDQRRQEARNSVLPVYDLNPAVVDQVRGSVKRAFAAMRVHLATRTAETSGPGGEGEPEVRKDGDARKGAPAPKPKKPVPPTPEELERQRKEREVMQGDFQELLFRQRDTAVEAEDFLALLSNGFSEEAEAATLVLLERAYGSERGPLYIAGSREELLREGPQGITVRDVRHSGEQMLPGNAANVMDTREAYTEMDRFASIPGNLLPDAPGIQRRAVLRLAKRLVRPDLTINIAETNARRLKAAGAVKDSIISLKKGQRVIGDGELVNETHLIILKGMRAQTDQLDLLQLQVGGTGLVALLISASFVFCRTAFRRFRPTRKDGVLLGLWLVVMLGLLQLWVSIADAVQDRYTALPIEALYYAFPVAAGAMLVRFVLSEELSLFFAVVLACLAGVMLGNSLSFGVYSLVGALVAADRITRARDRVGIFKAGLITGIVNLVAVLCLFMVEGKGLTGDTALTALFAFLGTAFAVPVMVMALTPLIEATFGYASDIKLLELANLNHPALKELIVQAPGTYHHSIIIGTLVENAAEAIGANPLLARSCAYYHDIGKGRNPLYFGENQKGDNRHDTLAPAMSAVIIKRHVTEGLEMARHYRLPKLVADAIPQHHGTRLVGYFFHKAVKEQEGKENPQPIDESIFRYPGPKPQFREAALVMIADAVEASTRAMPEPSSPKLQAQVQKMINLIFSEGQLDECDLTLKDLNRIAGSFLHTLEGIYHARPQYPAGALAGGSKTGPLVVASSSKQDGKIRSA; from the coding sequence ATGGCCGAAACGGAACCCTCTACCCCCAGGCCGAGCCCCCTGGACGCGCTGATGCGGCGTCTGGGGGTGGAAGACAAAGCCTGGGGCCGCCGCCTGAGCCTCGCCGTGCTGTTGCTCGGGGTGTCCGTGGCCGCTGGCTTCGTCATCTCCCCCGGGCTCTACAGCCAGCAGATCCCCGCACTCACGGAGGCCTCGCTGGGCAAGCCCTTCCGGGCCAACTCGCCCGCGGGCTTCAAGGCGGGCCGTGACTACGAAGTCACTCACAGTGCAATGACGGATCAGCGGCGCCAGGAGGCCCGCAACTCCGTGCTGCCCGTGTATGACTTGAACCCCGCCGTCGTGGATCAGGTCCGCGGCTCGGTGAAGCGGGCCTTCGCGGCGATGCGCGTCCATCTGGCCACCCGGACCGCCGAGACGAGTGGCCCAGGTGGGGAAGGGGAGCCAGAGGTACGCAAGGACGGCGATGCGCGGAAGGGGGCGCCGGCGCCCAAGCCGAAGAAGCCCGTTCCGCCCACGCCCGAGGAGCTGGAGCGCCAGCGCAAAGAGCGCGAGGTGATGCAGGGCGACTTCCAGGAACTGCTCTTCCGCCAGCGGGACACGGCGGTGGAGGCGGAGGACTTCCTGGCGCTGCTGTCCAACGGGTTCTCCGAGGAAGCCGAGGCGGCCACGCTGGTGCTCCTGGAGCGCGCGTATGGCTCGGAGCGGGGGCCGCTCTACATCGCCGGCTCGCGCGAGGAACTGCTGCGCGAGGGGCCTCAGGGCATCACGGTCCGGGATGTGCGCCACAGCGGGGAGCAGATGCTGCCGGGCAACGCGGCGAACGTGATGGACACGCGCGAGGCCTACACGGAGATGGATCGGTTCGCGTCCATCCCGGGCAACCTGCTGCCGGACGCGCCGGGTATTCAGCGCCGGGCGGTGCTGCGGCTGGCCAAGCGGCTGGTGCGGCCGGATCTCACCATCAACATCGCGGAGACGAACGCGCGGCGCCTGAAGGCGGCCGGGGCGGTGAAGGATTCCATCATCTCCTTGAAGAAGGGGCAGCGCGTCATCGGCGACGGCGAGCTGGTGAACGAGACGCACCTCATCATCCTCAAGGGGATGCGCGCGCAGACGGACCAACTGGATCTGCTGCAGCTCCAGGTGGGGGGCACGGGGCTGGTGGCGCTGCTGATCTCGGCCTCGTTCGTGTTCTGCCGCACGGCGTTCCGGCGGTTCCGGCCTACGCGCAAGGATGGGGTGCTGCTGGGGCTCTGGCTGGTGGTGATGCTGGGGCTGCTGCAGCTCTGGGTGTCCATCGCTGACGCGGTGCAGGATCGCTACACGGCGCTGCCCATCGAGGCGCTGTACTACGCCTTCCCAGTGGCGGCTGGCGCAATGCTGGTGCGCTTCGTCCTGTCCGAGGAGCTGTCGCTCTTCTTCGCCGTCGTGCTGGCGTGCCTGGCGGGGGTGATGCTGGGCAACTCGCTGTCGTTCGGCGTCTACTCCCTGGTGGGCGCGCTGGTGGCTGCCGACCGGATCACGCGGGCGAGAGACAGGGTGGGCATCTTCAAGGCGGGCCTCATCACCGGGATCGTGAACCTGGTGGCGGTGCTGTGCCTCTTCATGGTGGAGGGCAAGGGGCTCACGGGAGACACGGCGCTCACGGCGCTGTTCGCCTTCCTGGGCACGGCGTTCGCGGTGCCGGTGATGGTGATGGCGCTCACGCCGCTCATCGAGGCCACGTTCGGCTACGCCTCGGACATCAAGCTGCTGGAGCTGGCCAACCTGAACCACCCGGCGCTCAAGGAGCTCATCGTCCAGGCGCCGGGCACCTACCACCACTCGATCATCATCGGGACGCTGGTGGAGAACGCGGCGGAGGCCATTGGGGCCAACCCGCTGCTGGCGCGCTCGTGCGCGTACTACCACGACATTGGAAAGGGCCGGAACCCGCTCTACTTCGGCGAGAACCAGAAGGGCGATAACCGGCACGACACGCTGGCGCCGGCCATGAGCGCGGTCATCATCAAGCGCCATGTGACGGAGGGCCTGGAGATGGCGCGGCACTACCGGCTGCCCAAGCTGGTGGCGGACGCAATCCCTCAGCACCACGGCACGCGGCTGGTGGGCTACTTCTTCCACAAGGCGGTGAAGGAGCAGGAGGGCAAGGAGAACCCTCAGCCCATCGACGAGAGCATCTTCCGCTACCCGGGCCCCAAGCCCCAGTTCCGCGAGGCGGCGCTGGTGATGATCGCGGACGCGGTGGAGGCCTCCACGCGCGCCATGCCCGAGCCGAGCTCGCCGAAGCTCCAGGCGCAGGTGCAGAAGATGATCAACCTCATCTTCTCCGAGGGCCAGCTGGACGAGTGCGATCTGACGCTGAAGGACCTGAACCGGATCGCCGGCTCGTTTCTCCACACGCTCGAGGGCATCTACCACGCCCGTCCGCAGTACCCGGCTGGAGCGCTGGCGGGAGGCTCGAAGACGGGCCCGCTGGTGGTGGCGTCCTCGTCCAAGCAGGATGGCAAGATCCGCAGCGCCTGA
- a CDS encoding PhoH family protein, with protein sequence MRNPATLEAPAVRPTSAKVDVQDNQTALALCGNQNENLKLMERRLGVRVGQRGTELLLSGPSDAVAFAVRLVENLEEMIRAGRTVYREDVEQAIKVLGRGGAESLGEVMLGPVLKSSGNRQIAPKSIAQKRYVEAIRSHDIVFGIGPAGTGKTYLAMAMAVAFLQERKVKRIILARPAVEAGEKLGFLPGDLAEKVNPYLRPLYDALHDMMAGDRASALVEQGVIEVAPLAFMRGRTLNDAFVILDEAQNTTVEQMKMFLTRLGYNSKAVVTGDVTQVDLPVGKMSGLNHARSILRNIEGICFSEFSEVDVVRHPLVQEVIRAYDKFEVAKAEASKEAAAVEAQDPSEPETPEVEEEPIAT encoded by the coding sequence TTGAGAAACCCTGCCACGTTGGAAGCGCCCGCCGTCCGCCCCACCTCTGCCAAGGTCGATGTTCAGGACAATCAGACCGCCTTGGCGCTGTGCGGCAACCAGAATGAAAACCTGAAGTTGATGGAGCGGCGCCTCGGCGTGCGTGTGGGACAGCGCGGCACCGAGCTGCTCCTGTCCGGCCCTTCGGATGCGGTGGCCTTCGCTGTGCGCCTCGTGGAGAACCTCGAGGAGATGATCCGCGCCGGACGCACCGTGTACCGCGAGGACGTGGAGCAGGCCATCAAGGTCCTGGGCCGCGGCGGTGCCGAGTCCCTGGGCGAAGTCATGCTGGGCCCTGTCCTCAAGAGCTCCGGCAACCGCCAGATTGCTCCCAAGAGCATTGCCCAGAAGCGCTACGTGGAGGCCATCCGCTCCCACGACATCGTCTTCGGCATTGGCCCGGCCGGTACGGGAAAAACCTACCTGGCCATGGCCATGGCCGTCGCCTTCCTCCAGGAGCGCAAGGTCAAGCGCATCATCCTGGCTCGGCCGGCGGTGGAGGCGGGCGAGAAGCTCGGCTTCCTGCCCGGAGACCTGGCGGAGAAGGTGAACCCGTACCTGCGGCCGCTCTATGACGCGCTGCACGACATGATGGCGGGAGACCGTGCCTCGGCGCTCGTGGAGCAGGGCGTCATCGAAGTGGCCCCGCTGGCCTTCATGCGCGGCCGCACGCTCAATGACGCGTTCGTCATCCTCGACGAGGCGCAGAACACCACCGTCGAGCAGATGAAGATGTTCCTCACGCGCCTGGGCTACAACAGCAAGGCCGTGGTGACGGGTGACGTGACGCAGGTGGACCTGCCCGTGGGGAAGATGTCCGGCCTGAACCACGCCCGGTCCATCCTCCGGAACATCGAAGGCATCTGCTTCTCCGAGTTCTCGGAGGTGGATGTGGTACGCCACCCCCTCGTCCAGGAAGTCATCCGGGCTTACGACAAGTTCGAGGTGGCCAAGGCCGAGGCGTCCAAGGAAGCGGCTGCCGTCGAGGCGCAGGACCCCTCGGAGCCCGAGACGCCTGAAGTCGAAGAAGAGCCCATCGCCACGTGA
- a CDS encoding DUF4388 domain-containing protein, with protein sequence MALQGTLKDFGIADILQLIGQQQKTGQLCLANKEQEVNIFFKDGNIARVESVTRKKKDLIGSMLVRAEIITEAQLDEALETQRRTLKRLGDVLVSSGAITADRFKKMMQLQATETIYRLFSWDAGTYEFKAEPVENDSEAITPLRAESVLMEGFRMVDEWPVIRKKINRYETTFETLKPLPPPRKQEVDFDAAFDDAFAEKKKDENKGDFASVGDSERAVYEKVGPGRDVRKLIDICCLGEFETCKALLNLINLQYIKPSSADGAGTTTERNGVIQKVGRGLGNLSASMAALGAILFVVAQLSGAISLASTPASTFSDPAAERFISRAQVKRIEAALEVFRLERGELPEKLDALVEAGLLKPEELRYPWREQYYYRRLAAREFVLLPPLQ encoded by the coding sequence ATGGCTCTTCAGGGAACCCTCAAGGACTTCGGAATCGCCGACATCCTGCAGCTCATTGGCCAGCAGCAGAAGACAGGGCAGCTCTGCCTGGCCAACAAGGAGCAGGAGGTCAACATCTTCTTCAAGGACGGCAACATCGCCCGGGTGGAGAGCGTCACCCGTAAGAAGAAGGACCTCATCGGCAGCATGCTCGTCCGGGCCGAGATCATCACCGAGGCTCAGCTCGACGAGGCGCTGGAGACACAGCGCCGCACCTTGAAGCGGCTCGGGGACGTGCTCGTCTCCAGCGGCGCCATCACCGCCGACCGCTTCAAGAAGATGATGCAGTTGCAGGCGACGGAGACCATCTACCGCCTCTTCAGCTGGGACGCGGGCACCTACGAGTTCAAGGCGGAGCCCGTCGAGAACGACTCGGAGGCCATTACGCCCCTGCGTGCCGAGTCGGTGCTGATGGAAGGCTTCCGGATGGTCGACGAATGGCCGGTGATCCGAAAGAAGATCAACCGGTACGAGACGACCTTCGAGACGCTCAAGCCGCTGCCGCCCCCTCGCAAGCAAGAGGTGGACTTCGACGCGGCCTTCGATGACGCGTTCGCGGAGAAGAAGAAGGACGAGAACAAGGGTGACTTCGCGTCCGTGGGCGACTCCGAGCGCGCCGTCTACGAGAAGGTCGGTCCGGGCCGCGACGTCCGGAAGCTGATCGACATCTGCTGCCTGGGCGAGTTCGAGACCTGCAAGGCCCTGCTCAACCTGATCAACCTGCAGTACATCAAGCCCTCCTCGGCGGATGGTGCGGGGACCACGACCGAGCGCAACGGCGTCATCCAGAAGGTGGGCCGGGGCCTCGGCAACCTCAGCGCCAGCATGGCCGCCCTGGGTGCCATCCTCTTCGTGGTGGCCCAGCTCTCGGGCGCCATCTCATTGGCCAGCACGCCTGCCTCCACGTTCTCCGACCCAGCGGCCGAGCGCTTCATCTCCCGTGCCCAAGTCAAGCGGATTGAGGCCGCGCTGGAGGTGTTCCGCCTGGAGCGGGGAGAGCTGCCCGAGAAGTTGGATGCGCTGGTGGAGGCCGGGCTGTTAAAGCCAGAAGAGCTGCGTTACCCCTGGCGGGAGCAGTACTATTACCGCCGGCTGGCTGCTCGGGAGTTCGTGTTGCTGCCTCCCCTCCAGTAG
- the mazG gene encoding nucleoside triphosphate pyrophosphohydrolase, with the protein MSASGSELERLVRIMERLRADGGCPWDREQDLRSMRPYLVEETFEVLDEMDRVAYGGPWRSLCEELGDLLFQIVFHAQLAAEKGEFTMADVCRAISDKIESRHPHVFGQREVKGSEEVLFNWAKLKAEEKKRKTGREGSVLDGVPTAAPGLLRAERLTEKASRIGFDWPDVAGVRAKLDEELRELDEAIASGNRDELEHELGDVLFSLANLGRFLKTPPEDALRMAIRRFITRFQHIESALKAEGVPLGEATLEHMERHWQAAKKAEKALPPPASLPRAPLTSLRFSVPDVKAQKAFWDTVAPLIGWRSERGTPGEAHYGDGALRLEFAPGAGSGASAGAAPTLSLGAPSDRALKRLREALEASHPGAVQTAEPSRIRFRDPAGLLWDYTA; encoded by the coding sequence ATGAGCGCAAGTGGGTCGGAGCTGGAACGGTTGGTGCGGATCATGGAGCGCCTACGGGCCGATGGGGGCTGCCCCTGGGACCGGGAGCAGGACCTGCGCTCGATGCGCCCCTACCTCGTCGAGGAGACCTTCGAGGTGCTCGATGAGATGGACCGGGTGGCCTACGGCGGGCCGTGGCGCTCGCTGTGCGAGGAGCTGGGAGATCTCCTCTTCCAGATCGTCTTCCACGCCCAGCTGGCGGCCGAGAAGGGCGAGTTCACCATGGCCGACGTCTGCCGCGCCATCAGCGACAAGATCGAGAGCCGCCACCCCCACGTCTTCGGCCAGCGCGAGGTGAAGGGCTCCGAGGAGGTCCTCTTCAACTGGGCCAAGCTCAAGGCCGAGGAGAAGAAGCGCAAGACGGGCCGGGAGGGCTCGGTGCTCGACGGCGTGCCCACCGCCGCCCCCGGCCTGCTGCGCGCCGAGCGCCTCACCGAGAAGGCCAGCCGCATCGGCTTCGACTGGCCGGACGTCGCGGGCGTGCGCGCCAAGCTCGACGAGGAGCTGCGCGAGCTGGACGAGGCCATTGCCTCCGGCAACCGGGACGAGCTCGAGCACGAGCTGGGCGATGTCCTCTTCTCCCTGGCCAACCTGGGCCGCTTCCTCAAGACGCCGCCCGAGGACGCCCTGCGCATGGCCATCCGCCGCTTCATCACCCGCTTCCAGCACATTGAATCCGCGCTGAAGGCCGAGGGCGTCCCCCTAGGTGAGGCCACATTGGAGCACATGGAGCGACACTGGCAGGCAGCCAAGAAGGCGGAGAAGGCCCTGCCGCCCCCCGCTTCCCTGCCCCGGGCGCCGCTCACCTCGCTGCGGTTCTCCGTGCCGGACGTGAAGGCGCAGAAGGCGTTCTGGGACACCGTGGCGCCGCTGATCGGCTGGCGAAGCGAGCGCGGCACTCCGGGCGAGGCCCACTACGGCGATGGGGCCCTGCGCCTGGAGTTCGCTCCAGGAGCGGGCTCGGGAGCCTCCGCAGGCGCTGCGCCCACGCTGTCCCTGGGGGCACCGTCTGATCGGGCGCTGAAGCGGCTCCGGGAGGCACTGGAGGCCTCGCACCCGGGGGCAGTACAGACGGCCGAGCCCTCACGGATCCGGTTCCGGGACCCGGCCGGACTGCTCTGGGACTACACCGCGTAG
- the rpsT gene encoding 30S ribosomal protein S20, with translation MANTKSAEKRNRQAQKRRARNTTVRTTVKTALKKARETIATKDAAKTPDALKDAIRTLNKAASKGVIHPRNASRRIARLTKAAQASKAATK, from the coding sequence TTGGCGAACACCAAGTCCGCAGAGAAGCGTAACCGTCAGGCCCAGAAGCGCCGCGCTCGCAACACCACCGTGCGCACCACCGTCAAGACCGCCCTGAAGAAGGCCCGCGAGACCATCGCGACCAAGGACGCGGCGAAGACCCCGGACGCCCTGAAGGACGCCATCCGCACGCTGAACAAGGCCGCCTCCAAGGGCGTGATTCACCCGCGCAACGCCTCGCGCCGCATCGCCCGCCTGACCAAGGCCGCCCAGGCCTCCAAGGCCGCGACCAAGTAA